The following are from one region of the Syngnathus acus chromosome 19, fSynAcu1.2, whole genome shotgun sequence genome:
- the LOC119138306 gene encoding L-seryl-tRNA(Sec) kinase isoform X1 has product MATVANPEHVNCARACLCVLCGLPAAGKSSLSRSVCLAARQRGWGAAVVQYDELIPDQAFHPQEAPEDTTSQEATRTQWKFHRNGVLWCIEQFLQKQEKLLELPEKSGIDGPAWDRCARALLMPSLDLGLADSVPLLFLLDDNFYYPSMRYEVFQLARKYSLGFCQVYVQCRLDLCLSRNETRPQPVPAEVIAEMAKRLESPNPRKNTWEAKSIMVDTANDLSERDIQGVMELISSALYDPLSPVEDDDEQKETDRQKCAASVVHQADQACRRLISDAMKKARGTGTSSQHMRSLATQLSESKAQFLQDLRRHFLQNTNYSQGDDVAVDHVVKTAVARFDDQKQKILLEIIHNHSKI; this is encoded by the exons ATGGCAACAGTAGCCAATCCCGAGCACGTCAATTGTGCTCGGGCCTGTCTGTGCGTCCTCTGCGGTCTTCCTGCTGCGGGGAAGTCCTCGCTGTCCCGCAGCGTCTGTCTCGCAGCAAGACAGCGTGGCTGGGGAGCCGCTGTAGTACAGTACGACGAGCTAATCCCAGATCAGGCTTTTCATCCCCAAGAGGCACCTGAAGACACCACATCACAAGAGGCTACT CGCACACAGTGGAAGTTCCACCGAAATGGCGTTCTGTGGTGCATTGAGCAGTTCCTGCAGAAACAGGAAAAGCTACTCGAGCTTCCAGAGAAAAGTGGCATCGATGGGCCCGCGTGGGATCGCTGCGCCCGTGCTCTGCTGATGCCGTCTCTAGACCTTGGCCTGGCTGACTCAGTGCCGCTTTTGTTTCTGTTGGATGACAACTTCTACTACCCAAGCATGAGATATGAGGTCTTCCAGTTGGCTAGAAAGT ATTCACTGGGCTTTTGTCAGGTGTACGTGCAGTGCCGCTTGGACCTCTGCCTCAGCCGCAACGAGACCCGACCTCAACCCGTGCCTGCTGAGGTAATTGCGGAGATGGCGAAGCGTCTGGAGTCTCCTAATCCGAGGAAAAACACATGGGAGGCAAAGAGCATCATGGTGGACACAGCAAACGATTTGTCAGAACGTGACAT tcaGGGAGTGATGGAGTTGATCTCCTCCGCACTCTACGACCCTCTGAGTCCAGTTGAAGATGACGACGAACAAAAG GAGACCGATCGCCAAAAATGTGCTGCAAGCGTGGTTCACCAAGCTGACCAGGCCTGTCGTCGTCTCATCTCCGACGCCATGAAGAAAGCCAGAG gtaCTGGCACATCTTCTCAACACATGAGGTCCTTGGCCACCCAGCTGAGCGAATCCAAAGCTCAATTCCTCCAAGATTTGCGCAGACACTTTCTTCAAAACACGAATTATAGTCAAGGAGATGATGTAGCTGTGGATCATGTGGTGAAGACAGCAGTAGCACGTTTTGACgatcaaaagcaaaaaatccTGTTA
- the LOC119138306 gene encoding L-seryl-tRNA(Sec) kinase isoform X2, whose translation MATVANPEHVNCARACLCVLCGLPAAGKSSLSRSVCLAARQRGWGAAVVQYDELIPDQAFHPQEAPEDTTSQERTQWKFHRNGVLWCIEQFLQKQEKLLELPEKSGIDGPAWDRCARALLMPSLDLGLADSVPLLFLLDDNFYYPSMRYEVFQLARKYSLGFCQVYVQCRLDLCLSRNETRPQPVPAEVIAEMAKRLESPNPRKNTWEAKSIMVDTANDLSERDIQGVMELISSALYDPLSPVEDDDEQKETDRQKCAASVVHQADQACRRLISDAMKKARGTGTSSQHMRSLATQLSESKAQFLQDLRRHFLQNTNYSQGDDVAVDHVVKTAVARFDDQKQKILLEIIHNHSKI comes from the exons ATGGCAACAGTAGCCAATCCCGAGCACGTCAATTGTGCTCGGGCCTGTCTGTGCGTCCTCTGCGGTCTTCCTGCTGCGGGGAAGTCCTCGCTGTCCCGCAGCGTCTGTCTCGCAGCAAGACAGCGTGGCTGGGGAGCCGCTGTAGTACAGTACGACGAGCTAATCCCAGATCAGGCTTTTCATCCCCAAGAGGCACCTGAAGACACCACATCACAAGAG CGCACACAGTGGAAGTTCCACCGAAATGGCGTTCTGTGGTGCATTGAGCAGTTCCTGCAGAAACAGGAAAAGCTACTCGAGCTTCCAGAGAAAAGTGGCATCGATGGGCCCGCGTGGGATCGCTGCGCCCGTGCTCTGCTGATGCCGTCTCTAGACCTTGGCCTGGCTGACTCAGTGCCGCTTTTGTTTCTGTTGGATGACAACTTCTACTACCCAAGCATGAGATATGAGGTCTTCCAGTTGGCTAGAAAGT ATTCACTGGGCTTTTGTCAGGTGTACGTGCAGTGCCGCTTGGACCTCTGCCTCAGCCGCAACGAGACCCGACCTCAACCCGTGCCTGCTGAGGTAATTGCGGAGATGGCGAAGCGTCTGGAGTCTCCTAATCCGAGGAAAAACACATGGGAGGCAAAGAGCATCATGGTGGACACAGCAAACGATTTGTCAGAACGTGACAT tcaGGGAGTGATGGAGTTGATCTCCTCCGCACTCTACGACCCTCTGAGTCCAGTTGAAGATGACGACGAACAAAAG GAGACCGATCGCCAAAAATGTGCTGCAAGCGTGGTTCACCAAGCTGACCAGGCCTGTCGTCGTCTCATCTCCGACGCCATGAAGAAAGCCAGAG gtaCTGGCACATCTTCTCAACACATGAGGTCCTTGGCCACCCAGCTGAGCGAATCCAAAGCTCAATTCCTCCAAGATTTGCGCAGACACTTTCTTCAAAACACGAATTATAGTCAAGGAGATGATGTAGCTGTGGATCATGTGGTGAAGACAGCAGTAGCACGTTTTGACgatcaaaagcaaaaaatccTGTTA